Proteins from one Setaria italica strain Yugu1 chromosome V, Setaria_italica_v2.0, whole genome shotgun sequence genomic window:
- the LOC101767891 gene encoding putative cyclin-dependent kinase F-2: MHERGVVHCDLKPGNVLVGKEDGRGRGRAVKICDLGLASSATVPPPDTSGPVQGTLWYMAPEQLTGDTECSAPVDLWSLGCVMAELVAGKPIFQGSDVFEQLGEIVHLLGIPDEVSLMSLGVSPSTPSHLRDAVPEERLSPAGFDVLRGLLEFDPRDRLTSAAALQMPWFTGKDDDDAPSPAGA, translated from the coding sequence ATGCACGAGCGCGGCGTCGTGCACTGCGACCTGAAGCCGGGGAACGTCCTCGTCGGCAAGGAGGATGGCCGGGGCCGTGGCCGGGCCGTGAAGATCTGCGACCTCGGCCTCGCCAGCTCGGCGACCGTGCCGCCCCCGGACACCTCGGGGCCCGTCCAGGGCACGCTCTGGTACATGGCACCGGAGCAGCTCACGGGTGACACGGAATGCAGCGCGCCCGTGGACCTGTGGTCACTCGGGTGCGTCATGGCGGAACTCGTCGCCGGGAAGCCGATCTTCCAGGGGAGTGATGTGTTCGAGCAGCTGGGCGAGATCGTCCATCTCCTCGGGATCCCGGACGAGGTGTCGTTGATGTCGCTAGGTGTGTCGCCCTCGACGCCGAGCCACCTACGGGACGCGGTGCCGGAGGAACGGCTCTCGCCGGCTGGCTTCGACGTCCTGCGCGGCCTGCTGGAGTTCGACCCCAGGGACAGGCTCACCTCCGCGGCCGCGCTTCAGATGCCGTGGTTCACGGGGAAGGATGATGACGACGCTCCATCACCTGCAGGTGCGTGA
- the LOC101761245 gene encoding uncharacterized protein LOC101761245 translates to MLPALLGGYLAAYPPPLLPPSTAAAPSSSARLAAAFHARLRHASRLVARRHAAGAGEAVSASAAAEGDDEDEAELQDEGFPRWEGGGGEEEDYDHDPEIGDIMGDYFDDPKKAQNRMEERIRKKRHKIVQAKTGSPNTMKVVFNKFDFSNSYIWFEFNNALLPKDATLISDALRSWHIVGRLGGCNSMNMQLSQLPLDCKRPTYDALEGANVTPTSFYNIGNLEIQDNLARVWVDIGIHEPLLLDILLNALTTISSDHVGIKQVQFGGLEFVNWNEDLKTEEVGYSVRKI, encoded by the exons ATGCTCCCTGCGCTCCTCGGCGGCTACCTGGCCGcctacccgccgccgctcctcccaccctcaacagcagcagccccgaGCTCAAGCGCGCGCCTCGCTGCTGCCTTCCACGCTCGCCTCAGGCACGCGTCCCGCCTCGTCGCCCGACGGCACGCTgcgggggcgggggaggcggtGAGCGCGTCAGCCGCCGCGGagggcgacgacgaggacgaagcCGAGCTCCAGGACGAAGGTTTCCCGCGttgggagggcggcggcggcgaggaggaggactaCGACCATGACCCCGAGATAGGGGACATCATGGGGGACTACTTCGACGACCCCAAGAAGGCCCAGAACCGC atggaggagaggATAAGGAAGAAGCGCCACAAGATCGTGCAGGCCAAGACCGGCTCGCCCAACACCATGAAGGTCGTCTTCAACAA ATTTGACTTCTCCAATTCATATATATGGTTCGAATTCAACAATGCTTTGTTGCCAAAAGATGCTACCTTAATTTCTGAT GCTCTACGTTCTTGGCATATAGTTGGGCGCCTTGGTGGCTGCAATTCTATGAATATGCAG CTATCGCAGTTGCCTTTAGATTGCAAAAGGCCGACTTATGATGCTCTTGAAGGAGCTAACGTCACTCCAACATCATTTTATAACATTGGTAATCTTGAGATTCAAGATAATCTAGCACGTGTATG GGTAGACATTGGTATTCATGAGCCATTGCTTTTGGACATCCTACTTAATGCCTTAACGACCATAAGTTCAGA TCATGTTGGTATTAAGCAAGTACAGTTTGGAGGGTTAGAGTTTGTGAACTGGAATGAGGACTTGAAAACAGAAGAAGTTGGATACAGTGTCCGCAAAATCTAA
- the LOC101760569 gene encoding zinc protease PQQL-like isoform X1, giving the protein MDLLPPPTDAPAAGGPGAGGSGRGLRRGVGFRSLKLVSVAMDEPLPVDPVGATYGRLPNGLTYYVRSNPKPRMRAALSLAVKVGSVVEEEDERGVAHIVEHLAFSATSRYTNHDIVKFLESIGAEFGACQNALTSSDETIYELLVPVDKPGLLSQAISVLAEFSSEVRVSAEDLEKERGAVLEEYRGGRNATGRMQDSHWALLFEGSKYAERLPIGTEKVIRTVPHETVKRFYQKWYHLSNMAVFAVGDFPDTQAVVELIKEHFGQKAPAPLPPPAIPEFRVPSHEEPRFSCFVESEAAGSAVVISCKMPAGEIKTVKDYKDSLAESMFHCALNQRLFKISRGKDPPYFSCSSAADALVRPVKAYIMTSSCRERGTVEALESMLLEVARVRLHGFSDREISIVRALMMSEMESAYLERDQMQSTSLRDEFLQHFLREEPVVGIEYEAQLQKTLLPHISSAEVAKFAENFSTASSCVIKIVEPRAHASLEDLKAVVLKVNSLEEEKSIPPWDEEQIPEEIVAEAPEPGSIIDKVEHPGIVATEMILSNGMRICYKYTDFLDDQVVFTGFAYGGLSELSEAEYTSCSMGSTIAGEIGTFGYRPSVLMDMLAGKRAEVGTKVGAYMRTFSGDCSPSDLETALQLVYQLFITNVEPREEEVKIVMQMAEEAIYAQERDPYTAFANRVREINYGNSYFFKPIRISDLKKVDPIRACEYFNNCFKDPSAFTVVIVGKIDPAISLPLILQYLGGIPRVQDAAQPLSRDDLRGLPFKFPATIIREVVRSPMVEAQCFVQLAFPVVLKNTMMTEDIHYVGFLSKLLETKIMQVLRFKYGQVYSVNVAVFLGGNKPSRTGDVRGDISVNFSCDPDISSKLVDFVLEEISYLQAEGPSEEDVLTILEIEQRAHENGLQENYFWLDRILRSYQSRLFSGDIGSTFAFQEEGRMKVREALTPQTMQSALQRVLPFPCRNQYTVVILMPKSSCWASVKSMLSWSSNGVSRDAKILAGIAGALVLAVSLWRYSRSTLKS; this is encoded by the exons ATGGATCTGCTCCCGCCGCCGACggacgcgccggccgccggcggccccggcgcGGGGGGCTCCGGCCGGGGGCTGCGGCGCGGGGTCGGGTTCCGGTCGCTGAAGCTGGTCAGCGTCGCCATGGACGAGCCCCTGCCCGTCGACCCCGTCGGCGCCACCTACGGCCGCCTCCCCAACGGCCTGACCTACTACGTCCGCTCCAATCCCAAGCCGCGCATGCGCGCCGCGCTCTCGCTCGCCGTCAAGGTCGG gtcggtggtggaggaggaggatgagcgcGGGGTGGCGCACATCGTGGAGCACCTCGCCTTCAGCGCCACTTCGAGGTACACCAACCACGATATCGTCAAGTTCCTCGAGAGCATCGGGGCCGAGTTCGGCGCCTGCCAGAACGCGCTCACCTCATCCGACGAGACCATCTATGAGCTGCTTGTGCCCGTCGACAAGCCAGGCCTGCTCTCCCAGGCCATCTCTGTCCTCGCAGAATTCAGCTCCGAG GTCCGGGTGTCGGCAGAGGAtctggagaaagagagaggtgcTGTGCTGGAGGAGTACAGGGGTGGACGCAATGCCACAGGGCGGATGCAGGACTCCCACTGGGCGCTGTTGTTTGAAGGTTCCAAG TATGCAGAACGCCTGCCAATTGGTACTGAGAAGGTCATACGAACCGTTCCGCATGAAACTGTGAAGCGATTTTATCAGAAGTGGTACCATTTAAGCAATATGGCTGTATTTGCAGTGGGAGATTTCCCAGATACACAG GCAGTCGTTGAGTTGATAAAGGAGCATTTTGGGCAGAAAGCCCCagctcccctccctccgccagCTATACCTGAATTTCGAGTTCCATCGCATGAGGAACCTCGCTTTTCATGCTTTGTGGAATCCGAAGCTGCAGGG TCAGCTGTTGTTATTAGCTGCAAAATGCCTGCTGGTGAAATTAAAACAGTAAAGGACTACAAGGATTCACTGGCAGAGTCCATGTTTCATTGTGCACTAAACCAGAGGCTCTTCAAAATATCTCGTGGAAAGGACCCTCCATACTTCTCTTGCTCCTCAGCTGCAGATGCTCTCGTCCGCCCTGTAAAGGCTTATATTATGACATCCAGTTGCCGTGAAAGGGGAACAGTTGAAGCTCTTGAGTCCATGCTTCTTGAG GTTGCTAGGGTACGACTCCATGGATTTTCTGATCGTGAGATATCCATTGTACGCGCCTTAATGATGTCAGAGATGGAGTCTGCATATTTGGAGCGTGATCAAATGCAATCGACCAGCTTACGGGATGAATTTTTGCAG CATTTTCTTCGTGAGGAGCCTGTTGTTGGGATTGAATATGAAGCACAGTTACAGAAGACTCTTCTTCCCC ATATTTCTTCTGCGGAAGTGGCAAAATTTGCAGAAAATTTTTCAACAGCCAGCAGCTGTGTTATCAAGATAGTTGAACCTCGAGCTCATGCTTCTTTGGAGGATCTTAAAGCAGTTGTATTGAAAGTCAACAGTCTAGAAGAAGAAAAGTCTATTCCTCCATGGGATGAAGAGCAAATTCCAGAAGAAATAGTTGCTGAAGCTCCAGAGCCAGG GAGTATAATTGATAAGGTGGAGCACCCTGGGATTGTTGCCACTGAGATGATACTTTCAAATGGCATGCGGATTTGTTACAAGTATACTGATTTTCTTGATGATCAG GTTGTTTTTACTGGCTTTGCCTATGGTGGTCTATCAGAATTATCTGAAGCTGAGTATACTTCATGCTCAATGGGTTCGACCATAGCAGGAGAAATTGGCACTTTTGGCTACAGGCCTTCTGTCTTGATGGACATGCTTGCTGGCAAGAGAGCTGAAGTTGGTACAAAAGTGGGGGCTTACATGAGAACATTTTCAGGCGATTGCTCACCTTCTGACCTTGAGACAGCTTTGCAG CTGGTTTATCAACTATTTATAACAAATGTTGAGCCAAGGGAGGAAGAAGTAAAAATAGTGATGCAAATGGCAGAGGAAGCAATCTATGCTCAAGAGCGGGATCCATACACTGCATTTGCGAATCGTGTTCGGGAAATAAATTACGGGAACTCATACTTTTTTAAG CCAATTAGAATAAGTGACCTGAAGAAGGTGGATCCAATTAGAGCATGTGAATATTTCAACAATTGTTTCAAGGATCCATCAGCTTTTACAGTTGTAATAGTTGGAAAAATAGACCCAGCTATCTCACTTCCACTGATTTTGCAGTACTTG GGTGGGATACCTAGGGTACAGGATGCTGCTCAACCACTTAGTCGTGATGATCTCAGAGGATTGCCATTTAAGTTTCCAGCAACAATCATTAG AGAAGTTGTGCGCAGCCCTATGGTTGAAGCGCAGTGCTTCGTGCAACTAGCATTTCCTGTTGTTCTAAAGAATACAATGATG ACAGAAGATATTCACTATGTTGGATTTCTAAGTAAACTTCTGGAAACAAAAATCATGCAAGTACTTCGCTTCAAATATGGGCAG GTCTACTCAGTTAATGTAGCTGTCTTCTTGGGTGGCAACAAACCTTCAAGAACTGGAGATGTTCGTGGAGACATAAGCGTAAATTTCTCATGTGATCCAGACATATCATCTAAACTG GTTGATTTCGTTCTGGAGGAGATATCATACCTACAGGCTGAAGGTCCTTCTGAAGAAGATGTGTTGACCATCCTCGAAATTGAACAAAGAGctcatgaaaatggattacag GAGAATTACTTCTGGTTGGATCGAATTCTGCGGAGCTATCAGTCAAGGCTCTTTTCTGGAGATATCGGATCCACCTTTGCG TTCCAAGAGGAGGGGCGTATGAAGGTTAGAGAGGCTTTGACACCGCAGACGATGCAATCAGCCTTGCAGCGAGTTCTACCTTTCCCTTGCAGAAATCAATACACCGTGGTTATTCTTATGCCAAAGTCATCCTGTTGGGCGTCAGTGAAGTCAATGCTTAGCTGGAGCTCTAATGGGGTTAGCAGAGATGCTAAG ATTCTTGCTGGCATCGCTGGTGCACTGGTCTTGGCAGTTAGTTTGTGGAGATACTCTCGCAGCACGCTAAAATCATAG
- the LOC101760569 gene encoding zinc protease PQQL-like isoform X2, which translates to MQDSHWALLFEGSKYAERLPIGTEKVIRTVPHETVKRFYQKWYHLSNMAVFAVGDFPDTQAVVELIKEHFGQKAPAPLPPPAIPEFRVPSHEEPRFSCFVESEAAGSAVVISCKMPAGEIKTVKDYKDSLAESMFHCALNQRLFKISRGKDPPYFSCSSAADALVRPVKAYIMTSSCRERGTVEALESMLLEVARVRLHGFSDREISIVRALMMSEMESAYLERDQMQSTSLRDEFLQHFLREEPVVGIEYEAQLQKTLLPHISSAEVAKFAENFSTASSCVIKIVEPRAHASLEDLKAVVLKVNSLEEEKSIPPWDEEQIPEEIVAEAPEPGSIIDKVEHPGIVATEMILSNGMRICYKYTDFLDDQVVFTGFAYGGLSELSEAEYTSCSMGSTIAGEIGTFGYRPSVLMDMLAGKRAEVGTKVGAYMRTFSGDCSPSDLETALQLVYQLFITNVEPREEEVKIVMQMAEEAIYAQERDPYTAFANRVREINYGNSYFFKPIRISDLKKVDPIRACEYFNNCFKDPSAFTVVIVGKIDPAISLPLILQYLGGIPRVQDAAQPLSRDDLRGLPFKFPATIIREVVRSPMVEAQCFVQLAFPVVLKNTMMTEDIHYVGFLSKLLETKIMQVLRFKYGQVYSVNVAVFLGGNKPSRTGDVRGDISVNFSCDPDISSKLVDFVLEEISYLQAEGPSEEDVLTILEIEQRAHENGLQENYFWLDRILRSYQSRLFSGDIGSTFAFQEEGRMKVREALTPQTMQSALQRVLPFPCRNQYTVVILMPKSSCWASVKSMLSWSSNGVSRDAKILAGIAGALVLAVSLWRYSRSTLKS; encoded by the exons ATGCAGGACTCCCACTGGGCGCTGTTGTTTGAAGGTTCCAAG TATGCAGAACGCCTGCCAATTGGTACTGAGAAGGTCATACGAACCGTTCCGCATGAAACTGTGAAGCGATTTTATCAGAAGTGGTACCATTTAAGCAATATGGCTGTATTTGCAGTGGGAGATTTCCCAGATACACAG GCAGTCGTTGAGTTGATAAAGGAGCATTTTGGGCAGAAAGCCCCagctcccctccctccgccagCTATACCTGAATTTCGAGTTCCATCGCATGAGGAACCTCGCTTTTCATGCTTTGTGGAATCCGAAGCTGCAGGG TCAGCTGTTGTTATTAGCTGCAAAATGCCTGCTGGTGAAATTAAAACAGTAAAGGACTACAAGGATTCACTGGCAGAGTCCATGTTTCATTGTGCACTAAACCAGAGGCTCTTCAAAATATCTCGTGGAAAGGACCCTCCATACTTCTCTTGCTCCTCAGCTGCAGATGCTCTCGTCCGCCCTGTAAAGGCTTATATTATGACATCCAGTTGCCGTGAAAGGGGAACAGTTGAAGCTCTTGAGTCCATGCTTCTTGAG GTTGCTAGGGTACGACTCCATGGATTTTCTGATCGTGAGATATCCATTGTACGCGCCTTAATGATGTCAGAGATGGAGTCTGCATATTTGGAGCGTGATCAAATGCAATCGACCAGCTTACGGGATGAATTTTTGCAG CATTTTCTTCGTGAGGAGCCTGTTGTTGGGATTGAATATGAAGCACAGTTACAGAAGACTCTTCTTCCCC ATATTTCTTCTGCGGAAGTGGCAAAATTTGCAGAAAATTTTTCAACAGCCAGCAGCTGTGTTATCAAGATAGTTGAACCTCGAGCTCATGCTTCTTTGGAGGATCTTAAAGCAGTTGTATTGAAAGTCAACAGTCTAGAAGAAGAAAAGTCTATTCCTCCATGGGATGAAGAGCAAATTCCAGAAGAAATAGTTGCTGAAGCTCCAGAGCCAGG GAGTATAATTGATAAGGTGGAGCACCCTGGGATTGTTGCCACTGAGATGATACTTTCAAATGGCATGCGGATTTGTTACAAGTATACTGATTTTCTTGATGATCAG GTTGTTTTTACTGGCTTTGCCTATGGTGGTCTATCAGAATTATCTGAAGCTGAGTATACTTCATGCTCAATGGGTTCGACCATAGCAGGAGAAATTGGCACTTTTGGCTACAGGCCTTCTGTCTTGATGGACATGCTTGCTGGCAAGAGAGCTGAAGTTGGTACAAAAGTGGGGGCTTACATGAGAACATTTTCAGGCGATTGCTCACCTTCTGACCTTGAGACAGCTTTGCAG CTGGTTTATCAACTATTTATAACAAATGTTGAGCCAAGGGAGGAAGAAGTAAAAATAGTGATGCAAATGGCAGAGGAAGCAATCTATGCTCAAGAGCGGGATCCATACACTGCATTTGCGAATCGTGTTCGGGAAATAAATTACGGGAACTCATACTTTTTTAAG CCAATTAGAATAAGTGACCTGAAGAAGGTGGATCCAATTAGAGCATGTGAATATTTCAACAATTGTTTCAAGGATCCATCAGCTTTTACAGTTGTAATAGTTGGAAAAATAGACCCAGCTATCTCACTTCCACTGATTTTGCAGTACTTG GGTGGGATACCTAGGGTACAGGATGCTGCTCAACCACTTAGTCGTGATGATCTCAGAGGATTGCCATTTAAGTTTCCAGCAACAATCATTAG AGAAGTTGTGCGCAGCCCTATGGTTGAAGCGCAGTGCTTCGTGCAACTAGCATTTCCTGTTGTTCTAAAGAATACAATGATG ACAGAAGATATTCACTATGTTGGATTTCTAAGTAAACTTCTGGAAACAAAAATCATGCAAGTACTTCGCTTCAAATATGGGCAG GTCTACTCAGTTAATGTAGCTGTCTTCTTGGGTGGCAACAAACCTTCAAGAACTGGAGATGTTCGTGGAGACATAAGCGTAAATTTCTCATGTGATCCAGACATATCATCTAAACTG GTTGATTTCGTTCTGGAGGAGATATCATACCTACAGGCTGAAGGTCCTTCTGAAGAAGATGTGTTGACCATCCTCGAAATTGAACAAAGAGctcatgaaaatggattacag GAGAATTACTTCTGGTTGGATCGAATTCTGCGGAGCTATCAGTCAAGGCTCTTTTCTGGAGATATCGGATCCACCTTTGCG TTCCAAGAGGAGGGGCGTATGAAGGTTAGAGAGGCTTTGACACCGCAGACGATGCAATCAGCCTTGCAGCGAGTTCTACCTTTCCCTTGCAGAAATCAATACACCGTGGTTATTCTTATGCCAAAGTCATCCTGTTGGGCGTCAGTGAAGTCAATGCTTAGCTGGAGCTCTAATGGGGTTAGCAGAGATGCTAAG ATTCTTGCTGGCATCGCTGGTGCACTGGTCTTGGCAGTTAGTTTGTGGAGATACTCTCGCAGCACGCTAAAATCATAG